DNA sequence from the Tenacibaculum mesophilum genome:
TGTTTTCCATGTCATCCACATAGCTAATGCTCTGGCTGCATCAATATCTACCGTTGGATGGTAACGTAAACCTCCTTTATATGGTCCCAAAGCATTGTTATGCTGTACACGATATCCTTGAAAAATTTCAACGTCTCCATTATCCATCTTTACAGGAAAATTAACAATAATTTCGTTATTCGTAATGCTTAATATTTTACGAATATTAGGGTGTAAACCAATTTGATCAGACGCACTATTAAATTGCTCTAGTACATTATCAACCATCCCTCTAGCATTCTTTCGCTTCACTGGTTTTTTTAATTCCTTAGTTAAAGTCATCTCACTTATGTTTGAATTTATGTTGCTTTTAATTTTTTCTGTTTTTATACAGCTTGCATTTCTTTTTCTATAATGACTGCCTGTTTTTTTTCTTTTTTTACATCTACCTCATTATACTCACTACACGACCATACCTTTTCTTTAAATTTGGTTAACACACATATATTTATCTCTGTACATGATGGACAAATATTAAAAGGGTTAGCATTCATAAATTATATTTATTTTATTCTCTCTCTTAAAAGCAAATGATATACCGTTAATGATGCCAAAAAAAAGAAAAACTCCCAACCCCTTGCAAACAAGAGGCTCTGGAAGTTTTTATAAATTTTTACTTAAAATAAAAGCGGGTAATTTCTCCTCAAGTGGAGAAAAAACACCCAGAAAAATTTTTGTTATTCTTTCAGCTTTTCTCGTAATGTCTTACGGTCTATTTGAAGAATTTTTGCTGCTTTTGTTTTATTGTTATTAGTAGCATTTAGCACATGTTGTATGTGACGTTTTTCCATTTCTTTTAAAGATATTAATCCTTCTTCTGAAAAATCGACATTATATTTTAGCGAATCAGGTAAATGCTCTACTTCTACTATACGATCACACATAATTACCGCACGTTGTATTATATTTTCTAACTCTCTAATATTACCTGGCCAATTATATCTTTGTAGTATAGCTAAAGCTTTAGGACTTATTTTTACGAACCTATCTTTATATTCCACCCCATATTTAAACAGAAACTTTTCTACTAACATAGAAATATCTTCTTTCCTTTCTCGTAAAGGTGGCACCTCTATTTCAACTACTGTCAACCTATAAAACAGGTCTTCTCGAAATGTTCCTTTTTGAATCATTTCTTTTAAATTATTGTTGGTGGCAGCAATAATTCTAACATCTACTTTCTCTGCTTTTTGAGCTCCTACCTTCACCACTTCTTTTTCTTGTAAAGCCCTTAATAACTTTGATTGTACATTTAATGAAGCATTTCCTATTTCATCTAAAAAAATAGTTCCTCCATTAGCCGCTTGAAAAAAACCATTTCTGTTACCATCTGCTCCAGTAAAAGCTCCTTTTATATAACCAAACAACTCAGACTCTAATAAATTCTCAGGAATTGCTCCACAGTTTACCGCTATGTATGGACCTTTAGCAAATTTTCCTTCATAATGTATTGCACGTGCCACTAACTCTTTACCAGTACCACTTTCTCCCTTAATAGAAACTGTTGCTTTATTGTTTTTTACTCGATCTATTATTTGAAAAATTTCATTAATCTTTTCTGAAGCCCCTATCATATCTCCATAAAAATCCTTTTTATCTTTTTCTTGAGTAGTTTTTTTATGACTTTTTTCTGCTTTTTTTAAAGCATCATCCATTGCCGATTTCAACTCATCTTTTGTAAATGGCTTCGTTAGGTATGCTACTACTCCTGACTTAATGGCTTCTAATGAATCTTGAACAGATGGATATCCTGTTACTATAAGTTTAGGTAACTTTGGATAGTGTTCTGAAACAAATTTAACAAGTTCAAAACCATCCACTTCTGGCATTTTTAAATCGGTTATTAGCAAATCAATTGGTGTATCTCTTAAAATTGTAACTGCTTCTTTAACCGATACTGCCTTGTAAGTGTGATAATTCCAAGATTGTAAATGTCGATGCAACAATTCTAAGATATGAACATCATCATCTACTATTAATATATTTTCTTTTTTTAACGGCATTTCTTTTATTTTGGTAACCTAACCTCAAAGATAGCACCTTTTTCAATGCCATTTTTAGCTGTTATTGTTCCTTTATGACTCAATACAATACCATGCACAACACTTAACCCTAACCCTGTTCCTTCTCCTGTTGGCTTCGTTGTATAGAAAGGCTGAAATACTTTTTCAAGACCTTCGTCACTTAATCCTATCCCTTCATCAGAAATTCTTAATATCACTTCTTTATCTGTTTGAAATGTTTCAATAGTCACCAGTCCATTTTTAGGTGAAAAGTAAATAGCATTAATAATAAGATTGAAAATAATCTGAGTAAGTTGAACTGTATCTGCCCGTAACCACAACTCAGATTCTTCCACTTTCACTAGGTATTTTACAGACTGTCTTCTAAAAGTAGCATCCAATAAGTTTATTGCATCTTTTATACTCGGAATAATGTTTACTTTTTTCATTTCTTGTGGCATTTCACAAGCAAAATACATGAGTTTTTTTACTACTTCTCTTGAAAAAATTGTACTTTGAATAATTTTATCTACATCTGCCAAAGCCTTTTCATTACTAGACATATCTGCTTTCAATAATTCTGAGTAACCTAAAATATTAGCTAGCGGGGTATTTAATTCATGGGCAATACCAGCGGTTAATTCTCCTAAGATTGATAAACGATCGGCGTGTTCCATTTTACGCCTCATCGACAGCTCATTGTTCTTTATTTCAATACGCTCTAAAAGTCCCCCTATTTTTATAGCAACTGTATCAAATAATTCTTTTTCCTCTTTTAAATATAGATTATCCTTAAGTTCTTTTCCTTTTATAAATGCTGATATTTTTCCTTTAGGTATATTAAATACCAGAATAGTACTTGAAATTATACAAAGCTCTTTCTTTGTTTTACTTTTCTCTTCAGAATACTCTTCTATACCGATAAAAACTTGGGTGCTTTTTGGAAACTGTAATGCTTTTTTTAAACTTTTCGTTATTGCTTTTAAAGTTACATCAACTTGATCAAGATTAGCGTTTATTATTAAAGATGTTACCTCATAAAGACAGGTTAACTCTTTTATACGCTCTTTTAGTTCTTTTTCTGTTGTACTTACTGACCTCATTGATTAGTTTTTATTAAGCTCTGATAAACTCTTGCTCTTTCTGGGAATAAAAATACAAAATAACTCTCCTTTGCTCACTTTGTCTTTAAAAACTCTTACATTATATATTCTTTTTTATGCTTTACCTATTTTATGTAAATTCGTAGTTATGGAATTACTTTTTATAGGTTTGGCAGGAGGAGCCATTATATCCTATTACATTTTTAAAAAATTCACCTCAGTAAAAAGAAAAAATTTGACCGAAAAACAATCGGTAGTTTTGTTAGATAAAATAAAAAAAGTATCTAAATTAATTACTGTTGAAGGAGAATTTGCCGAAATATATCACCATGAAAACACCAAAGAAAAATTTTTAGGACTTGTTACCAGTAAGAAAAAAGCCATTATTCTAATTAATGCTAAAGTGCATATTGGTTTTGATTTTAGGAAAATAAAAATGCATACAGATACTAAGAAAAAAGTATTAGTTCTTTCTGAATTTCCTCAACCTGAAGTATTTTCAATAGAGCCTAATTTACGTTTCTATGATATTCAAAACGGATTACTTAACAAGTTTAGTTCTGAAGATTTAACTGAAGTAAATAAAGAAGCGAGAGAACACATTCTTCAAAAAATACCTGAAAGTAATTTAATGCAAACAGCAAACAAAGAAGCCCTAGAAGCAGTTACCTTAATGCAAAATTTAGTGGAAACTATTGGATGGAAACTAGACTACACTGCTTTAAAAATTCCTGAATCAACTCAAAATTTAATTGAATAATGAATATTGAAGAATTTCGTAACTATTGCATTACCAAAAAAGGAGTAACTGAACATTTTCCGTTTGATGATAATGTTTTAGTATTTAAAGTAATGAATAAAATGTTTGCTTTATCGGGTTTAGATAGTTGGGAGCAACATGAACCTAAAATTAATTTAAAATGTGAGCCTGAGCGTGCTTTAGAATTACGAGCTGAATATGAAAGTATTAACCCAGGATTTCATATGAGTAAAAAACACTGGAACACAGTTACTTTGAACAATGATGTTTCTGATACTTTTGCTTTTGAATTAATTAACCATTCATACGAACTTATAGTGAAAGGATTAACAAAAAAACTTCAAGAAGAATTACGAAATTTATGATAGAACAAGATAGTTTAGAATACTCCTTTGAACTTATAACTCCTAACTCTACAGAATTAAACTATAAACTGACAAAAGAATATTTTAAAGAAGGTAAGTTTAAGAGTGAAGAAAACTTTTTTCAATTAGAGTTTAAACAAGGATCAAAGTTAAAAAACGGACTTGTTCTCAACCCTCTTAAATGGAAAAGTCAATTTCAAATAACTTTTGACAACAATCTAGTTTTTGTAAAAGGACTTGTTGATCCTTCTAATCAGTTTGTTTCACAAGCAGAAATAAATTGTTGGAATAGATTCATCACAAACTTTAAAAACAGTCTTTTACAAAGAAAAAACTTATTCATACTTAACAAAGAGTTTGTAAAAACTTCGAAAAAATCCACGTTGAGTTATATTTCTTACGGTATAGTCTTAACAGTTTTACTTCTAGTAATAATAGGATTCACTGCCGATTACTTTAAGTTAAGTCTCACTCAAGTAGTCATTCCTTCTTCAGCGATTACTGCAATTGTGATTTTCTTAATTCAACGAAAAATGAATCAAAATAAAATCAGCTAACATGCTCAAATCTGACCTTAGAAAACTATACAAACAAAAGAGAAATACGCTTACTCAAACAGAAAAAGAAAAATTACAAGAGAGCATTTACCAACAAATATTCGAGTTACAAACTGATGATATTCATACTGTACATTTGTTTTTATCCATGCGAAAGTTCAATGAAATAGACACGAAGCCCATCATTGATTTTTTTAGAGGCAAAGGAAAAAGAATTATTGTTAGTCGTTGTAATTTCGAAGATGATACTCTTTCACATTTCTATTTTGAAAAAGACACTGAGCTAGAACTCAATAAATTTGGAGTTCCAGAACCTATAAATGCGGAAGAAGCTAATGTAAAAGATATTCATTTAGTTTTTGTTCCTATGTTAATTTCTGACGAACAGAACTATAGAGTTGGTTACGGAAAGGGCTTTTATGATCGATTTTTATCTGAATGTAGAGAAGATACTCGTACCATTGGACTTAACTTCTTTCCCCCTATCAAAAAGATAAAAGATACTCATAAGTTTGACGTTCCATTAGACTTTGTGATATATCCAAAATAAAAAAATCCCACATCTAGCGGGATTTTTTTATTTTATATAAACTAACGACTATCCGTTCATTGAAATCAAGAACTCCTCGTTATTTAAAGATCTTTTAATTCTATCTTGAATAAACTCCATTGCTTCAATAGGGTTCATATCAGCTAAATACTTACGTAATACCCACATACGTTGTACAGTCTTTTCATCTAATAATAAATCATCACGACGTGTACTCGACTTAATTAAGTCAATTGCAGGGTAAATTCTACGATTAGCAATATTACGCTCTAATTGTAACTCCATATTACCCGTACCTTTGAATTCTTCAAAGATAACCTCGTCCATTTTCGAACCAGTTTCAGTAAGTGCAGTAGCAATAATAGTTAAAGAACCACCATTTTCAATGTTACGAGCTGCCCCAAAGAAACGTTTTGGTTTGTGTAATGCATTAGCATCAATACCTCCTGATAAAATCTTCCCAGATGCTGGTGCCACGGTGTTGTATGCTCTTGCTAAACGTGTAATAGAATCTAATAAAATTACTACATCATGTCCACACTCTACTAAACGTTTTGCTTTTTCCAACACAATATTAGCCACACGAACATGTTTATCCGCTGGTTCATCAAAAGTAGATGCAACCACCTCACCACGTACACTACGTTGCATATCAGTAACCTCTTCTGGGCGTTCATCAATTAATAAAACAATCTGATAAACTTCAGGATGATTTGCTGCAATTGCTTTTGCTACATCTTTTAACAATACTGTTTTACCCGTTTTAGGTTGCGCCACAATCATACCACGTTGTCCCTTTCCTATTGGAGAAAACAAATCAATGATTCTAGTTGACAATGAACTTCCTTTTTCTGCTAAGTTAAACTTTTCATTAGCAAATAATGGTGTTAAGTGTTCAAAAGATACACGATCTCTTACGATGTTAGGATTTAATCCATTAATTTTTGATACTCTAATTAACGGGAAGTACTTTTCTCCTTCCTTTGGAGGACGTACGTTACCTCTAACTGTATCACCTGTTTTTAATCCAAATAACTTTATTTGAGACTGTGACACATAAATATCATCAGGTGATGATAAATAGTTGTAATCTGAAGAACGTAAAAAACCATATCCATCAGGCATCATTTCTAAGACACCTTCACTTTCAATAATACCATCAAACTCAAAATCAGGGTCACGGTACTTATTCCCACTTTTATGATGCTGCTTATTAGTATTCTGGTTTTTATTATGCTTATTACCTCTATTATTGTGGTTTTTATTATGCTGCTGCTTTTGCTGTTGAGGTTGTTGCTTTTTATCCTCTGAAGCTTGAACTTGCTTCTTCTCTTCTTGTCTTTTCTTAGGCTTATTAACAACTTCCTTTTTTTCTGGAGTTACTTTTTCTGGAGTTTTTTTCACTTCAGTTTCGTTAACAACCTTTTCTGGATTTTCTGCAGTAGTTTTAGCTTCTGTTTTAGCTATTCTTTTCCTTTTAGGCTTGTCTGCTTTAGGTGCAGCAGGTTTAGGTTTAGCCTCATTAGCACTTGCTTCTGCTTGCGCATCTAAAATTTTGTATACTAAGTCTAGTTTTTTTAGTTGACTAATCTTTGTTAATCCTATTGATTTGGCAATAACTTGTAAATCAGCTAATTTTTTAGTTTTTAATTCCGAAATATCGAACATTCGTTAAATAATTAAGTTACTAAAATTCCTTATTTGTAAAGAATTGTTTTGTATTAAGTTTTGTTTTGAGTGCTAATTATATAGGGGCTATATAATAATTTTGTGCGGTTACATACAAGGCAAATATATACAAATATTTTAACTTCTAATATTTCTTTTTAAAAAAAGAAGTATTACATTTGCTACCCGATAAAAAATTATGATACAAAGAATACAATCTATATACCTATTAGTAGCAGGAATTATCTCTGGAGGATTGACTTTTATAGTTAGTCTTTGGAGTAACTCCCAAACTAATCCTATTTATGTTTTAGATTTATTTTCTGGGAACTCAATCTTACAAAAAAGTATTCCTGTTTTATTTTTTATTTCGGCTTTAGTAGCTATTGTAACAATATTTCTATTTAAAAATCGTCAGTTACAATTTGTACTAAACCGGTTAAACATATTGATAAACCTTTTTTTATTAGGACTATTGATTTATTTATCACAAACATTATCTGGAGAAGCTTTGGTTTCTGAGAAAGGTATTGGGATGTTCTTTCCTATCATTGTTATTTTGCTATTAGTTTTAGCAAATAGAGCCATTAAGAAGGATGAAGATCTTGTAAAATCTGTAGATAGATTACGATAAACCTAACATCTTAGTATATTTAGTGCGAAAAAAACCGAGAATTAAATCTCGGTTTTTTATTTTTGATTCCGTAGGCTATTCAAGCCCTCTAGCTTTAAATGTTAAAGAAATGTTAAAAAAAACTCAGGGTTTTCCCTGAGTCACTAATAAAACAATTAGGGATACTGTGTATTGTACACACTCTTTTAACCTCATAAATTTGTAACTGTAATAACAATCATGAATTACAACAAGATAAAAGTTCACATAGCAGATGACCATAAGATATTAATAGACGGTGTCATTGCTTTATTAAATACTGAAGATAACATTGAAGTTGAAGGCTATTCTTTAACTGGTAAGCAAGTAGTAAATTGGTCTTCAAAAAACACAGCTGATGTATTAGTTTTAGACATAAACATGCCTGAAATGGATGGTATTGAAGTTTTAAAAACGTTTAGAAAACGTAATACAACTATTAAAACAATAATTCTTTCTGGTTTGAGTGATCCAAAACTTGTTCAAGAAATGATTGCATTAGGAGCCAATGGTTTTGTTGATAAAAGTCGAGCTAATGAGCAAATAATTGACGCTATAAAAGTCGTTCACAATGGTATACAATACATTAGCGAAGACATTAAAGTAAAGTTGTTAGACTTATATGCTTCAGATGCAAAAGACGAAGATGAACCAGAGTTTTTGCATGGAGATTTAACCGAGAGGGAAATTGCTGTATTAAGATTAATAGCAAAAGAAAAAAGCTCTAGTGAAATAGCAAAAAAACTAAATGTTAGTATTAAAACAGTAGAAACATATAGAAGTAATTTATATAAAAAATTAAAAGTAAAAAATGTAGTAGGTTTAGCGATGTATGCTGTGAGAAACAAAATAGTGTAAAGACATAATCAACCCTTCAAATTTTCTTTAGTCCCCCAGATTAAGAAGAAGCCCCCCGAGTCTATTCACTTCATGCATCGCTAATCAACTGCTACTAATAATAAACCCAATAGCGATGTACGCGTTATTTAACATAGTATAGAAAACCCCTTCATTTTGTTTTCTTTTATCCCCTAAGAGATATTGTCCCCCGTCTCTTAACATCTATCCTAAGTACATCGCTATTTTTAAAAAAAATCTAATCTCAATAAATATACAAGTCATGAAAAACTTTACTCCTTATTTACTAGCTTTGAGTCTTAGTGTTATTTTTGCTTCTTGTTCTTCTAACGAAGCAGAAGTTATAGAGAATAATCCAGAAAGTTTATTACAATCATATACACTTAAAAGAGATGCAACTGGGGCCTACTCTATTGATTTTAATACAGCTAATAATACCGATGTAACTACATTGACTAATACAGACAATTCTAAAGAGATTATTTTAGCTGAAACTGCACAAAAAACATCTACAAAACACTCTAATGATTTTTCTATTGAAAACAATCATTTAAAAATTGGTTTCCTAGAAACCAGGAACGGAAAAAGGACTAATATTTACATTGAAGACGAAAATATTACCTTTGCTAAAGGAATTACAGAATTTTTAAATTCGTATAGTATTACAGCAAATGGAGATGGTACTTATAAGTTAGATTTTACTGTAAATAATAATGTAACTACAGACTTCGTATACAACAAAGAAACAGAAACCTACGAAGTGCATTTAGCCAACGGAGAATCAGTAGTAGAGAACAGGTTTTCGAGACAGTTACAGGTCAATTCCTCTAACTTGATTAAGTTAAATTTTGTAAATCATAAATATTTAAGTAGAGGCGAGGAATCTACCATAGTAGAAAAACCTAAAGTAGTATGGGACATAGCCTCTTAATCAAAAATTTTGGACTTTAGAAAAAACATATTTTCTCTTTTTTTTATAATTCTTCCTGCTTTATATATAAAAGCAGGAACATGTAATTATTTTGTCTATTTTCAGGAAAATAAACCATCAAATGAAAATTCAAGGTATGATAGTGCTTTAAAATTGTACAATAATGAAGAGTACTCCAAAGCACTCGAGCAATTATTAGATTTATCTCAATCAGTGAGCGGAAAAAATTTAGAGATGGAATACAAATGTTTGTTTCTAATAGGAAACATTTTCAAAAAAAGAAACAATCATGAAAAGGCCCTAAATTTCTTTAATCAATCATTAAAAATCTTGACGAAGAAATCCTTAATCGACAGTAATGATTATAATAAATTTCCGAATGACACAACATTAGCTAATACCTATCTAAGAATAGGTGTACAATACTCTATACTAGGTATCAGAGACAGCTCTAAACTTTATTACAGAAAAATTACAGAATTAGATCCACTCAATAAAAACTTGACCTACATAAAAGGAAAAGCATATAATAATCTTTCAGCAACTTACATACAAGAATCAAATTATGAGCTTGCGAAAGAATACATCAAAAAATCTATTGAAATACATAGGCAGAATAATAAAAGGTTATCAGAATCAAAAGCCCTTACCAATTTAGCCAATATCATATTGAATGAAAAAAAATATGAATTAGCTAAAAAGACATATTTTGAAGCAATAAACATAATAAGAAACGATAGTAGCCTAGATGCAATAAAACACAAACAAGACATATATTATAATATTGCATGGGCATTGTATTTATTGAAAGATTATAAAGCCTATGAATATCAAGAAAAGTCCTACATAATAAAAGATACTTTAACTGATAGAGAAATGCGAAGAATTGTTAAAGGAGTTTTTGAAAAACATAAAGTTGACTTAGAGAAACAAAAAGTTAATTTAGTCGAAGAACAACGTAAACTAGAAGAAGCACAAGAAGCTAAAACCTCTATGCTCTTTGGTGCTTTAAGTTTTTTAGTATTAATTGTTTCAGGAGTAATTATATATAACTATAAACTTCGTCAAAAAAACTTACGCCTCAAGTTATCTGAAAGTAAACTTATACAACAACAAAACCTTGAGAAAGTAAGATCCGAAGCTCAAATTAAGATTCTTAATGCTACGATTGACGGAAAAGAAACTGAACGAAAACTTATCGCAGAAATATTACACGATAATGTTAGTGCTTTACTTTCATCTGCTAATATGCATTTAACAGCCACAAAAAAACAATTTAACGGAGGTACACCACAAGAAATAGAAAAAACACAAGCTATTATTTCAGAAGCCTCTCAAAAAGTTAGAGACTTATCTCACAACTTAGTTTCTTCTATCCTTTTAAAATTTGGGCTAGAATATGCTATTAAAGATGTTGTTAAAAAATATTCTAATAGCCAATTGAAGCTTGAGGTTTCCGCAAAAAACATCAATAGATATAATCAAGAATTTGAAATAAAAATATTTAATGTGATTCAAGAATTAATCAATAATATCTTGAAACATAGTAAAGCCAAACATGCACAAATAGATTTAAAAGAAGAGAAGAATCAACTAACCGTTCTCGTTAAGGATGATGGGGTAGGATTTTCTACCTCGTCTTCTTCTTTTTCTGATGGTATTGGACTTAACCAAGTTGAAGCTAGAGTTCACATGATGGATGGCAAACTAACCATAAAGTCTCAAATAAATGTAGGCACTACAATACAAATTATAGTTCCAATATTAAGAAAAGAAAACAACTTTAACAAGTTAACCTCTGTTAGCTAATTCAATAATTTCCATATTTTTTATATTACTATTACCTATTTCAAAACGTAGCATCGTTCTAACTTTATGAAATCCATGATTTCCTGCTGCTCCTGGATTTAAATGTAACAAATTCAGATTCTTATCATACTGAACTTTTAATATATGCGAATGTCCACAAATAAACAGTTGTGGTGTATTACTTTTTAACTCTTCTCGAACCCTTTGATTATATTTATTCGGATAGCCTCCAATATGAGTTATCCAAACCGAAACGCCATCTATTATAAATTTATTATCTAACGGAAATTCTGCCCGAGCACTTTTATCATCAATATTTCCATATACTGCTCTCAGTGGTTTTAGCTTTTTTATACTATCAGTAACTTGTAGGTTTCCAATGTCACCTGCATGCCAAACCTCATCAGCTTGTTTTACAAACTTTAAAATTTGTTCATCTATAAAACTATGTGTATCGGAAAGTAATAAAATTTTCTTCATTGAAACAAAACTAATAA
Encoded proteins:
- the rho gene encoding transcription termination factor Rho; the protein is MFDISELKTKKLADLQVIAKSIGLTKISQLKKLDLVYKILDAQAEASANEAKPKPAAPKADKPKRKRIAKTEAKTTAENPEKVVNETEVKKTPEKVTPEKKEVVNKPKKRQEEKKQVQASEDKKQQPQQQKQQHNKNHNNRGNKHNKNQNTNKQHHKSGNKYRDPDFEFDGIIESEGVLEMMPDGYGFLRSSDYNYLSSPDDIYVSQSQIKLFGLKTGDTVRGNVRPPKEGEKYFPLIRVSKINGLNPNIVRDRVSFEHLTPLFANEKFNLAEKGSSLSTRIIDLFSPIGKGQRGMIVAQPKTGKTVLLKDVAKAIAANHPEVYQIVLLIDERPEEVTDMQRSVRGEVVASTFDEPADKHVRVANIVLEKAKRLVECGHDVVILLDSITRLARAYNTVAPASGKILSGGIDANALHKPKRFFGAARNIENGGSLTIIATALTETGSKMDEVIFEEFKGTGNMELQLERNIANRRIYPAIDLIKSSTRRDDLLLDEKTVQRMWVLRKYLADMNPIEAMEFIQDRIKRSLNNEEFLISMNG
- a CDS encoding tetratricopeptide repeat-containing sensor histidine kinase, with the translated sequence MDFRKNIFSLFFIILPALYIKAGTCNYFVYFQENKPSNENSRYDSALKLYNNEEYSKALEQLLDLSQSVSGKNLEMEYKCLFLIGNIFKKRNNHEKALNFFNQSLKILTKKSLIDSNDYNKFPNDTTLANTYLRIGVQYSILGIRDSSKLYYRKITELDPLNKNLTYIKGKAYNNLSATYIQESNYELAKEYIKKSIEIHRQNNKRLSESKALTNLANIILNEKKYELAKKTYFEAINIIRNDSSLDAIKHKQDIYYNIAWALYLLKDYKAYEYQEKSYIIKDTLTDREMRRIVKGVFEKHKVDLEKQKVNLVEEQRKLEEAQEAKTSMLFGALSFLVLIVSGVIIYNYKLRQKNLRLKLSESKLIQQQNLEKVRSEAQIKILNATIDGKETERKLIAEILHDNVSALLSSANMHLTATKKQFNGGTPQEIEKTQAIISEASQKVRDLSHNLVSSILLKFGLEYAIKDVVKKYSNSQLKLEVSAKNINRYNQEFEIKIFNVIQELINNILKHSKAKHAQIDLKEEKNQLTVLVKDDGVGFSTSSSSFSDGIGLNQVEARVHMMDGKLTIKSQINVGTTIQIIVPILRKENNFNKLTSVS
- a CDS encoding MmcQ/YjbR family DNA-binding protein produces the protein MNIEEFRNYCITKKGVTEHFPFDDNVLVFKVMNKMFALSGLDSWEQHEPKINLKCEPERALELRAEYESINPGFHMSKKHWNTVTLNNDVSDTFAFELINHSYELIVKGLTKKLQEELRNL
- a CDS encoding DUF4230 domain-containing protein, yielding MELLFIGLAGGAIISYYIFKKFTSVKRKNLTEKQSVVLLDKIKKVSKLITVEGEFAEIYHHENTKEKFLGLVTSKKKAIILINAKVHIGFDFRKIKMHTDTKKKVLVLSEFPQPEVFSIEPNLRFYDIQNGLLNKFSSEDLTEVNKEAREHILQKIPESNLMQTANKEALEAVTLMQNLVETIGWKLDYTALKIPESTQNLIE
- a CDS encoding metallophosphoesterase family protein; the protein is MKKILLLSDTHSFIDEQILKFVKQADEVWHAGDIGNLQVTDSIKKLKPLRAVYGNIDDKSARAEFPLDNKFIIDGVSVWITHIGGYPNKYNQRVREELKSNTPQLFICGHSHILKVQYDKNLNLLHLNPGAAGNHGFHKVRTMLRFEIGNSNIKNMEIIELANRG
- a CDS encoding sensor histidine kinase, whose product is MRSVSTTEKELKERIKELTCLYEVTSLIINANLDQVDVTLKAITKSLKKALQFPKSTQVFIGIEEYSEEKSKTKKELCIISSTILVFNIPKGKISAFIKGKELKDNLYLKEEKELFDTVAIKIGGLLERIEIKNNELSMRRKMEHADRLSILGELTAGIAHELNTPLANILGYSELLKADMSSNEKALADVDKIIQSTIFSREVVKKLMYFACEMPQEMKKVNIIPSIKDAINLLDATFRRQSVKYLVKVEESELWLRADTVQLTQIIFNLIINAIYFSPKNGLVTIETFQTDKEVILRISDEGIGLSDEGLEKVFQPFYTTKPTGEGTGLGLSVVHGIVLSHKGTITAKNGIEKGAIFEVRLPK
- a CDS encoding sigma-54-dependent transcriptional regulator, whose amino-acid sequence is MPLKKENILIVDDDVHILELLHRHLQSWNYHTYKAVSVKEAVTILRDTPIDLLITDLKMPEVDGFELVKFVSEHYPKLPKLIVTGYPSVQDSLEAIKSGVVAYLTKPFTKDELKSAMDDALKKAEKSHKKTTQEKDKKDFYGDMIGASEKINEIFQIIDRVKNNKATVSIKGESGTGKELVARAIHYEGKFAKGPYIAVNCGAIPENLLESELFGYIKGAFTGADGNRNGFFQAANGGTIFLDEIGNASLNVQSKLLRALQEKEVVKVGAQKAEKVDVRIIAATNNNLKEMIQKGTFREDLFYRLTVVEIEVPPLRERKEDISMLVEKFLFKYGVEYKDRFVKISPKALAILQRYNWPGNIRELENIIQRAVIMCDRIVEVEHLPDSLKYNVDFSEEGLISLKEMEKRHIQHVLNATNNNKTKAAKILQIDRKTLREKLKE
- a CDS encoding response regulator, which codes for MNYNKIKVHIADDHKILIDGVIALLNTEDNIEVEGYSLTGKQVVNWSSKNTADVLVLDINMPEMDGIEVLKTFRKRNTTIKTIILSGLSDPKLVQEMIALGANGFVDKSRANEQIIDAIKVVHNGIQYISEDIKVKLLDLYASDAKDEDEPEFLHGDLTEREIAVLRLIAKEKSSSEIAKKLNVSIKTVETYRSNLYKKLKVKNVVGLAMYAVRNKIV
- a CDS encoding 5-formyltetrahydrofolate cyclo-ligase codes for the protein MLKSDLRKLYKQKRNTLTQTEKEKLQESIYQQIFELQTDDIHTVHLFLSMRKFNEIDTKPIIDFFRGKGKRIIVSRCNFEDDTLSHFYFEKDTELELNKFGVPEPINAEEANVKDIHLVFVPMLISDEQNYRVGYGKGFYDRFLSECREDTRTIGLNFFPPIKKIKDTHKFDVPLDFVIYPK
- a CDS encoding DUF4293 domain-containing protein — protein: MIQRIQSIYLLVAGIISGGLTFIVSLWSNSQTNPIYVLDLFSGNSILQKSIPVLFFISALVAIVTIFLFKNRQLQFVLNRLNILINLFLLGLLIYLSQTLSGEALVSEKGIGMFFPIIVILLLVLANRAIKKDEDLVKSVDRLR